In a genomic window of Streptomyces koelreuteriae:
- a CDS encoding alpha/beta hydrolase, producing the protein MGLTSNNVLLLAALSAVLLFAGTVWLWPRLARRGWRAVCGRVGLLLATQLALFAAVGLAANQAFGFYASWADLFGQEKDQGVVVDHARGGGPLEVVATRRVPGAGGAQPQVGGRIQEVGIVGRTTRIATPAYVYLPPEYFQPRYRTRSFPAAVVLTGYPGTASALVEKLHYPRTALELARAGRMKPTILVMLRPTVAPPRDTECVDIPGGPQTESFFARDLPDALRSQFRVVAKPGRLGIVGNSTGGYCALKIAMHHPDVYAAGAGLSAYYKAPIDATTGDLFQGDKGLRNRADLWWYLKHRPAPDTSLLVTSSREGESNYKDTLRFIERVKNTGRTRISSIVLESGGHNFNTWRREIPATLEWISGRLDGRSRTAGNDLGSDPARDLGN; encoded by the coding sequence ATGGGTCTCACGAGCAACAACGTGCTGCTGCTGGCGGCGCTGTCGGCCGTGCTGCTGTTCGCCGGCACGGTCTGGCTGTGGCCGCGGCTGGCCCGGCGCGGCTGGCGGGCGGTGTGCGGGCGCGTCGGTCTGCTGCTGGCCACGCAGTTGGCGCTGTTCGCGGCGGTGGGTCTCGCCGCCAACCAGGCTTTCGGGTTCTACGCGAGCTGGGCGGATCTGTTCGGGCAGGAGAAGGACCAGGGCGTGGTGGTCGATCACGCGCGGGGCGGCGGCCCGCTGGAGGTGGTCGCCACGCGGCGGGTGCCGGGGGCGGGCGGCGCTCAGCCCCAGGTCGGCGGCCGGATCCAGGAGGTCGGGATCGTGGGCCGGACGACCCGCATCGCGACGCCCGCGTACGTCTATCTGCCGCCGGAGTACTTCCAGCCGCGGTACCGCACCCGTTCGTTCCCCGCGGCCGTGGTGCTGACCGGCTATCCGGGTACGGCGTCGGCGCTGGTGGAGAAGCTCCACTATCCGCGTACGGCCCTGGAACTGGCCCGGGCGGGGCGGATGAAGCCGACGATCCTCGTGATGCTGCGGCCGACGGTGGCGCCGCCCCGGGACACGGAGTGCGTGGACATCCCGGGCGGGCCGCAGACCGAGTCGTTCTTCGCGAGGGATCTGCCCGACGCGTTGCGTTCGCAGTTCAGGGTGGTCGCAAAGCCGGGCCGGCTGGGCATCGTCGGCAACTCCACGGGCGGCTACTGCGCGTTGAAGATCGCCATGCACCATCCCGATGTGTACGCCGCCGGGGCCGGTCTCTCCGCGTACTACAAGGCGCCGATCGACGCCACGACCGGTGATCTCTTCCAGGGCGACAAGGGGCTGCGCAATCGCGCCGATCTGTGGTGGTACCTGAAGCACAGGCCCGCTCCCGATACGTCGTTGCTGGTCACCAGCAGCAGGGAGGGGGAGTCCAACTACAAGGACACGCTGCGGTTCATCGAACGCGTGAAGAACACCGGGCGGACGCGGATCTCGTCGATCGTCCTCGAAAGCGGCGGGCACAACTTCAACACCTGGCGGCGCGAGATTCCGGCGACGCTGGAGTGGATCAGCGGGCGGCTGGACGGCCGTTCGCGGACCGCTGGAAATGATCTTGGGAGTGATCCTGCGCGTGATCTCGGGAATTGA
- a CDS encoding phosphatidylglycerol lysyltransferase domain-containing protein, producing the protein MSVEVPSRRSDAAPTGRVNRVRRLLRGPRPEAVPVLVGRACALVGVLDIAAGVFPRFRHSRMHAIAEVLPGALGPFAAALSLSTGVLLLLLAHGLKRGKRRAWRAAVALLPAGAVAQFTYRHSLVGVLISLALLAPLLLHRDQFDALPDPRSRWRALANFVLMSAGSLMLGLLIVSVHAERIIGDPSLADRITHVIYGLFGFEGPVEYQGNTSWTVAFSLGALGLLTAVTTIYLAFRPEHPAARLTEEDETRLRALLERHGHRDSLGHFALRRDKAVVFSPSGKAAVTYRVVSGVMLASGDPIGDVEAWPGAIEQFMDEAKAHSWTPAVMGCSETGGEVWTRETGLDALELGDEAVVDVKDFSLAGRAMRNVRQMVKRIERAGYETRVRRVRDLGEAELERIRRAADDWRGTDTERGFSMALGRVGDPADGDCLIATAHKADEHPGPYGDLKAILHFVPWGTDGASLDLMRRDRSADPGMNELLIVAALQAAPRFGITRVSLNFAMFRAALARGEKIGAGPVLRAWRGLLVFLSRWFQIESLYKFNAKFRPRWEPRFVVYRASADLPRIGFAAMQAEGFVDLALPLPRFLRRRGPAGRRPCPHGTATERGVRAA; encoded by the coding sequence ATGTCGGTCGAGGTTCCGAGTCGCAGAAGCGACGCGGCTCCCACGGGCCGGGTGAACCGGGTGCGCCGGCTGCTGCGCGGACCGCGCCCCGAGGCCGTCCCCGTCCTGGTCGGCAGAGCATGCGCCCTCGTGGGCGTCCTGGACATCGCCGCGGGCGTGTTCCCCCGCTTCCGCCACAGCCGCATGCACGCCATCGCCGAGGTACTGCCCGGCGCGCTCGGCCCCTTCGCGGCCGCCCTGTCGCTCAGCACCGGCGTGCTGTTGCTGCTGCTCGCCCACGGCCTCAAGCGCGGCAAGCGCCGGGCCTGGCGGGCCGCCGTCGCCCTGCTGCCCGCCGGCGCCGTCGCCCAGTTCACGTACCGCCACTCGCTGGTCGGCGTACTGATCTCCCTGGCCCTGCTGGCACCGCTGCTGCTCCACCGCGACCAGTTCGACGCCCTGCCCGACCCGCGCAGCCGCTGGCGGGCCCTCGCCAACTTCGTCCTCATGAGCGCCGGTTCGCTCATGCTCGGCCTGCTCATCGTCAGCGTCCACGCCGAGCGCATCATCGGCGACCCGAGCCTGGCCGACCGCATCACCCACGTCATCTACGGCCTGTTCGGCTTCGAAGGCCCCGTCGAATACCAGGGCAACACCTCCTGGACCGTGGCCTTCTCGCTCGGCGCCCTCGGCCTGCTCACCGCCGTCACCACCATCTACCTGGCCTTCCGCCCCGAACACCCCGCCGCCCGGCTCACCGAGGAGGACGAGACCCGGCTGCGCGCCCTCCTGGAGCGGCACGGCCACCGCGACTCCCTCGGCCACTTCGCGCTCCGCCGCGACAAGGCCGTCGTCTTCTCCCCCAGCGGCAAGGCCGCCGTGACCTACCGCGTCGTCTCCGGCGTCATGCTCGCCAGCGGCGACCCCATCGGCGACGTCGAAGCCTGGCCCGGCGCCATCGAACAGTTCATGGACGAGGCCAAGGCCCACTCCTGGACCCCCGCCGTCATGGGCTGCTCCGAGACCGGCGGCGAGGTCTGGACCCGCGAGACCGGGCTCGACGCCCTCGAACTGGGCGACGAGGCGGTGGTGGACGTCAAGGATTTCTCCCTCGCCGGCCGCGCGATGCGCAACGTGCGCCAGATGGTCAAGCGCATCGAGCGCGCCGGTTACGAAACCCGGGTACGACGTGTCCGTGACCTCGGCGAGGCCGAGCTGGAACGCATCCGCCGCGCCGCCGACGACTGGCGCGGCACCGACACCGAACGCGGCTTCTCCATGGCGCTCGGCCGCGTCGGCGACCCCGCCGACGGCGACTGCCTCATCGCCACCGCCCACAAGGCCGACGAACACCCCGGCCCCTACGGCGACCTCAAGGCGATCCTGCACTTCGTGCCCTGGGGCACCGACGGCGCCTCCCTGGACCTCATGCGCCGCGACCGCTCCGCCGACCCCGGCATGAACGAACTCCTCATCGTCGCCGCCCTCCAGGCCGCCCCCCGGTTCGGCATCACCCGCGTCTCCCTCAACTTCGCCATGTTCCGCGCGGCCCTCGCCCGCGGCGAGAAGATCGGCGCCGGCCCGGTGCTGCGCGCCTGGCGCGGACTGCTCGTCTTCCTCTCCCGCTGGTTCCAGATCGAGTCCCTGTACAAGTTCAACGCCAAGTTCCGGCCGCGCTGGGAGCCCCGCTTCGTCGTCTACCGCGCCTCCGCCGACCTGCCCCGCATCGGATTCGCCGCCATGCAGGCCGAGGGCTTCGTCGACCTCGCCCTCCCCCTGCCGCGCTTCCTGCGCCGCCGCGGCCCGGCCGGCCGCCGCCCCTGCCCCCACGGCACCGCGACCGAACGGGGCGTCCGGGCGGCCTGA
- the folP gene encoding dihydropteroate synthase gives MSNQSGRGRVAGLPEWDRCAVMGVVNVTPDSFSDGGRFFDTTTAVKHGLDLVTEGADLVDVGGESTRPGAARVDEAEELRRVIPVVRGLASEGVTVSVDTMRASVAERALAAGAALVNDVSGGLADPRMIPAVADAGAPFVVMHWRGFLQGGNVRGEYTDVVREVVDELRTRVDAVLAGGIAPDRVVVDPGLGFSKDAEHDLALLAGLDRVLRLGHPLLVAASRKRFLGRVLAGPDGPPPPARERDAATAAVSALAAHAGAWAVRVHEVRATADAVRVAHAIERARTTDTGAEGTR, from the coding sequence ATGAGCAACCAGAGCGGACGCGGGCGCGTGGCGGGCCTACCGGAATGGGACCGCTGCGCGGTCATGGGAGTCGTGAACGTCACCCCCGACTCCTTCTCCGACGGCGGCCGCTTCTTCGACACCACGACCGCCGTCAAACACGGCCTCGACCTGGTCACCGAGGGCGCGGACCTGGTCGACGTCGGCGGCGAGTCCACCCGCCCCGGCGCCGCCCGGGTGGACGAGGCCGAGGAACTGCGCCGCGTCATCCCCGTCGTCCGCGGCCTCGCCTCCGAAGGCGTCACCGTCTCCGTCGACACCATGCGCGCCTCCGTCGCCGAACGCGCCCTCGCCGCGGGCGCCGCCCTCGTCAACGACGTCAGCGGCGGCCTCGCCGACCCCCGCATGATCCCGGCCGTCGCCGACGCCGGCGCCCCCTTCGTCGTCATGCACTGGCGCGGCTTCCTCCAGGGCGGCAACGTCCGGGGCGAGTACACCGACGTCGTCCGCGAGGTCGTGGACGAGCTGCGCACCCGCGTGGACGCCGTCCTGGCCGGCGGCATCGCCCCCGACCGCGTCGTCGTCGACCCCGGACTCGGCTTCTCCAAGGACGCCGAGCACGACCTCGCGCTCCTCGCCGGCCTCGACCGGGTCCTGCGCCTCGGCCACCCCCTGCTCGTCGCCGCCTCCCGCAAACGCTTCCTCGGCCGCGTCCTCGCCGGCCCCGACGGCCCGCCCCCGCCCGCCCGCGAACGCGACGCGGCCACCGCCGCCGTCTCCGCCCTCGCCGCACACGCCGGCGCCTGGGCCGTCCGCGTCCACGAGGTACGCGCCACGGCCGACGCGGTACGGGTCGCCCACGCCATAGAAAGGGCGCGTACGACGGACACCGGCGCGGAAGGAACCCGGTGA
- a CDS encoding nuclear transport factor 2 family protein has protein sequence MSAPHTDVEQVEAANTAFYEALERGDFEELASLWLTPADLGVDESYHDPADTGVVSCVHPGWPVLTGRGEVLRSYALIMANTDYIQFFLTDVHVSVTGDTALVNCTENILSGGPAPEGDEELGPLVGQLVVATNVFRRTPQGWKLWSHHASPVLAETDEDEGEETPS, from the coding sequence GTGAGCGCCCCGCACACCGACGTCGAACAGGTCGAGGCCGCCAACACCGCCTTCTACGAGGCACTGGAGCGGGGCGACTTCGAGGAACTCGCCTCGCTCTGGCTGACCCCTGCCGACCTGGGCGTCGACGAGTCCTACCACGACCCGGCCGACACCGGCGTGGTCTCCTGCGTGCACCCCGGCTGGCCCGTGCTCACCGGCCGCGGCGAGGTCCTCCGGTCCTACGCGCTGATCATGGCGAACACCGACTACATCCAGTTCTTCCTGACCGATGTACACGTCTCGGTCACCGGCGACACCGCCCTCGTGAACTGCACCGAGAACATCCTCAGCGGCGGCCCCGCCCCCGAGGGCGACGAGGAGCTCGGCCCGCTCGTCGGCCAGCTCGTGGTCGCCACCAACGTGTTCCGGCGCACGCCCCAGGGGTGGAAACTCTGGTCGCACCACGCTTCCCCCGTTCTGGCCGAAACCGACGAGGACGAGGGCGAGGAGACCCCCTCCTGA
- the folB gene encoding dihydroneopterin aldolase: protein MDRVALRGLKARGHHGVFPEERKEGQTFVVDLVLGLDTRPAAADDDLAKTVHYGIVAEEVVAVVEGEPVNLIETLAERIAQVCLKHEGVEEVEVAVHKPDAPITVPFDDVTVTITRSRV, encoded by the coding sequence GTGGATCGTGTCGCGCTGCGCGGCCTGAAGGCCCGTGGGCACCACGGTGTGTTCCCCGAGGAACGCAAGGAGGGCCAGACCTTTGTCGTGGACCTCGTCCTCGGCCTGGACACCCGGCCGGCCGCGGCCGACGACGACCTGGCGAAGACCGTTCACTACGGCATCGTGGCCGAGGAGGTCGTGGCCGTCGTCGAGGGCGAGCCCGTCAACCTCATCGAGACGCTCGCCGAGCGGATAGCCCAGGTATGTCTGAAGCACGAGGGGGTCGAGGAGGTCGAGGTGGCCGTCCACAAGCCGGACGCCCCGATCACCGTCCCCTTCGACGACGTGACCGTCACCATCACCCGGAGCCGAGTATGA
- the folK gene encoding 2-amino-4-hydroxy-6-hydroxymethyldihydropteridine diphosphokinase: protein MTAPFIQGPSDPTVQPVPASVVDKVDAADTTLSNPKWAVVALGSNLGNRLETLQGAVDALEDTPGLRIKAVSPVYETEPWGVEPGSQPAYFNAVVVLKTTLPPSSLLERAHAVEEAFHRVRDEHWGPRTLDVDIVSYADVVSDDPQLTLPHPRAHERAFVLAPWNDLDPEAQLPGRGPVAGLLDAVTRDGVAPRKDLELRLPE from the coding sequence ATGACTGCACCCTTCATCCAGGGTCCCAGCGACCCGACCGTACAGCCGGTACCCGCCTCCGTCGTCGACAAGGTCGACGCCGCCGACACCACGCTCAGCAACCCCAAATGGGCCGTGGTCGCCCTCGGCTCCAACCTCGGAAACCGCCTGGAGACCCTCCAGGGAGCCGTCGACGCCCTCGAGGACACGCCCGGCCTGCGCATCAAGGCCGTCTCCCCGGTCTACGAGACCGAGCCCTGGGGCGTGGAGCCCGGCAGCCAGCCCGCCTACTTCAATGCGGTCGTCGTCCTCAAGACCACCCTCCCGCCCTCCTCGCTCCTGGAGCGCGCGCACGCGGTCGAGGAGGCCTTCCACCGCGTCCGGGACGAGCACTGGGGCCCCCGCACCCTCGACGTCGACATCGTGTCCTACGCCGATGTCGTCTCCGACGACCCGCAGCTCACCCTCCCCCACCCCCGCGCCCACGAGCGCGCCTTCGTCCTGGCTCCCTGGAACGACCTGGACCCCGAGGCGCAGCTGCCCGGGCGCGGCCCGGTCGCCGGTCTGCTGGACGCCGTCACCCGCGACGGCGTGGCGCCCCGCAAGGACCTGGAACTCCGGCTGCCCGAGTAG
- a CDS encoding DUF3180 domain-containing protein: MRELRIRVLVGVFVVAGVLSWAGARLWNSVGTLPGVPMAAPIVLAMIAVVLLATALSLRARLKAQRERQPDAKGVDPMMAARAVVFGHASALVAALVSGMYGGTGVFLLESLDIPARRDQAIYAGLSVLAGIAVIATALFLERVCKLPEDDEHDGTGTAPTT, translated from the coding sequence GTGAGAGAGCTGCGCATCAGGGTGCTGGTCGGCGTCTTCGTCGTGGCCGGAGTCCTGTCCTGGGCCGGGGCCCGCCTGTGGAACTCGGTCGGCACCCTTCCCGGCGTCCCCATGGCCGCCCCCATCGTCCTGGCCATGATCGCCGTGGTCCTCCTGGCCACGGCGCTCTCGCTCCGCGCCCGCCTGAAGGCCCAGCGCGAGCGGCAGCCCGACGCCAAGGGCGTCGACCCCATGATGGCGGCCCGCGCGGTCGTTTTCGGCCATGCCAGCGCCCTGGTCGCCGCCCTCGTCTCCGGCATGTACGGCGGCACCGGCGTCTTCCTCCTGGAGTCCCTCGACATCCCCGCCCGCCGCGACCAGGCCATCTACGCCGGCCTCTCCGTCCTCGCGGGCATCGCCGTCATAGCGACGGCCCTCTTCCTGGAACGCGTCTGCAAACTCCCGGAAGACGACGAACACGACGGCACGGGCACGGCCCCTACGACCTGA
- the folE gene encoding GTP cyclohydrolase I FolE — MTDPVTLAGEGQLGEFDEKRAENAVRELLIAVGEDPDREGLRETPARVARAYKEIFGGLWQKPEDVLTTTFDIGHDEMVLVKDIEVYSTCEHHLVPFRGVAHVGYIPATSGKITGLSKLARLVDVYARRPQVQERLTTQIADSLMEILEPRGVIVVVECEHMCMSMRGIRKPGAKTLTSAVRGQLRDAATRNEAMSLIMAR; from the coding sequence ATGACCGACCCCGTGACGCTGGCCGGCGAGGGCCAGCTCGGCGAATTCGACGAGAAGAGAGCCGAGAACGCCGTTCGGGAACTGCTGATCGCGGTCGGCGAGGACCCCGACCGCGAGGGGCTCCGGGAAACACCGGCGCGGGTCGCGCGGGCGTACAAGGAGATATTCGGCGGGCTGTGGCAGAAGCCCGAGGATGTGCTGACGACGACGTTCGACATCGGGCACGACGAAATGGTGCTCGTGAAGGACATCGAGGTGTACAGCACCTGTGAACACCATCTCGTACCGTTCCGGGGCGTCGCTCATGTCGGGTACATCCCGGCCACCAGCGGAAAGATCACCGGGCTGTCCAAGCTGGCCCGGCTCGTGGATGTCTACGCCCGGCGCCCGCAGGTGCAGGAACGACTCACCACGCAGATCGCGGACTCGCTGATGGAGATCCTCGAGCCGCGTGGGGTCATCGTGGTCGTGGAGTGCGAGCACATGTGCATGTCCATGCGCGGGATCCGCAAGCCCGGCGCGAAGACGCTGACGTCGGCCGTGCGGGGTCAGCTGCGGGACGCGGCGACCCGGAACGAGGCGATGAGCCTCATCATGGCGCGCTGA
- the ftsH gene encoding ATP-dependent zinc metalloprotease FtsH, with product MDVKRYFRGPVMWIVLAVLAVVVLMQVVGSSGGYKTVDTGQVVQAINQNKVESAKLTTGDEQTIKVTLKDGVKVEGSSKIQASYIGDQGVDIANTLQNKYQDKQISDGYTISPSKQNPFIGMLISFLLPLVLIVVIFLFLMNQMQGGGSRVMNFGKSKAKLITKDTPKTTFSDVAGSDEAVEELHEIKEFLQEPAKFQAVGAKIPKGVLLYGPPGTGKTLLARAVAGEAGVPFYSISGSDFVEMFVGVGASRVRDLFEQAKANAPAIVFVDEIDAVGRHRGAGLGGGHDEREQTLNQLLVEMDGFDVKGGVILIAATNRPDILDPALLRPGRFDRQIAVDRPDMQGRLEILKVHQKGKPVAPDVDLSAVSRRTPGMTGADLANVLNEAALLTARSDQKLIDNHMLDEAIDRVVAGPQKRTRIMSDKEKKITAYHEGGHALVAAASPNSDPVHKITILSRGRALGYTMVLPDEDKYSTTRNEMLDQLAYMLGGRAAEELVFHDPTTGAANDIEKATGLARAMVTQYGMTERLGAIKFGGDNTEPFLGREMAHQRDYSEEIAALVDEEVKKLIETAHNEAWEILVENRDVLDNLVLALLEKETLGKEEIAEIFAPIVKRPPRPAWTGSSRRTPSTRPPVLSPKELALTNGTNGATPAISTAKSTTAEPAPAPERTPEDRPES from the coding sequence ATGGACGTGAAGCGATACTTCCGTGGGCCGGTCATGTGGATCGTGCTGGCCGTCCTTGCCGTGGTCGTGTTGATGCAGGTCGTCGGCTCGTCCGGCGGCTACAAGACGGTGGACACCGGCCAGGTCGTCCAGGCGATCAACCAGAACAAGGTGGAGTCGGCCAAGCTGACCACCGGTGACGAGCAGACCATCAAGGTCACGCTCAAGGACGGCGTAAAGGTCGAGGGCAGCTCGAAGATCCAGGCGAGCTACATCGGCGACCAGGGCGTGGACATCGCCAACACGCTGCAGAACAAGTACCAGGACAAGCAGATCTCGGACGGCTACACGATCTCGCCGTCCAAGCAGAACCCGTTCATCGGGATGCTGATCTCCTTCCTGCTGCCCCTGGTCCTCATCGTGGTCATCTTCCTGTTCCTGATGAACCAGATGCAGGGTGGCGGCTCCCGGGTCATGAACTTCGGGAAGTCCAAGGCCAAGCTGATCACCAAGGACACCCCCAAGACGACGTTCTCGGACGTCGCCGGCTCGGACGAGGCCGTCGAGGAGCTCCACGAGATCAAGGAGTTCCTCCAGGAGCCCGCCAAGTTCCAGGCCGTCGGCGCCAAGATCCCCAAGGGCGTGCTGCTGTACGGCCCGCCCGGCACCGGCAAGACCCTGCTCGCCCGAGCCGTCGCCGGCGAGGCGGGCGTGCCGTTCTACTCGATCTCCGGTTCCGACTTCGTCGAGATGTTCGTCGGTGTCGGTGCCTCCCGAGTCCGTGACCTCTTCGAGCAGGCCAAGGCGAACGCCCCGGCGATCGTCTTCGTCGACGAGATCGACGCGGTCGGCCGCCACCGCGGCGCCGGCCTCGGCGGTGGCCACGACGAGCGCGAGCAGACCCTTAACCAGCTGCTCGTCGAGATGGACGGCTTCGACGTCAAGGGCGGCGTCATCCTGATCGCCGCCACGAACCGCCCGGACATCCTCGACCCGGCCCTCCTGCGCCCCGGCCGCTTCGACCGCCAGATCGCGGTCGACCGCCCGGACATGCAGGGCCGTCTGGAGATCCTCAAGGTCCACCAGAAGGGCAAGCCGGTCGCGCCCGACGTCGACCTGTCGGCGGTCTCCCGCCGCACGCCCGGCATGACGGGTGCCGATCTCGCCAACGTGCTGAACGAGGCCGCCCTGCTGACGGCCCGCAGCGACCAGAAGCTGATCGACAACCACATGCTGGACGAGGCGATCGACCGTGTGGTCGCGGGCCCGCAGAAGCGGACCCGGATCATGTCGGACAAGGAGAAGAAGATCACCGCGTACCACGAGGGCGGTCACGCCCTGGTCGCGGCGGCCTCACCCAACTCCGATCCCGTCCACAAGATCACGATCCTCTCCAGAGGCCGCGCCCTCGGCTACACCATGGTGCTGCCGGACGAGGACAAGTACTCGACCACGCGCAACGAGATGCTCGACCAGCTCGCCTACATGCTGGGCGGCCGCGCGGCCGAGGAGCTCGTCTTCCACGACCCGACGACGGGTGCCGCCAACGACATCGAGAAGGCCACCGGCCTGGCCCGCGCGATGGTCACGCAGTACGGCATGACCGAGCGTCTCGGCGCGATCAAGTTCGGCGGCGACAACACCGAGCCGTTCCTCGGACGTGAGATGGCTCACCAGCGCGACTACTCGGAAGAGATCGCCGCGCTGGTCGACGAAGAGGTCAAGAAGCTCATCGAGACCGCGCACAACGAGGCGTGGGAGATCCTCGTCGAGAACCGCGACGTCCTCGACAACCTGGTCCTGGCCCTCCTCGAGAAGGAGACGCTGGGCAAGGAGGAGATCGCCGAGATCTTCGCGCCGATCGTCAAGCGCCCGCCGCGTCCCGCCTGGACCGGCTCCTCCCGCCGTACGCCGTCCACCCGCCCGCCGGTCCTCTCCCCCAAGGAGCTGGCCCTGACGAACGGGACCAACGGCGCGACGCCGGCCATCTCCACCGCGAAGAGCACCACGGCGGAACCCGCCCCGGCGCCCGAGCGGACCCCGGAGGACCGCCCCGAGAGCTGA
- the hpt gene encoding hypoxanthine phosphoribosyltransferase, protein MRVDAKDMGADLQQVLITKEEIDAKLTELAAKIDAEYAGKDLLIVGVLKGAVMVMADLARALSTPLTMDWMAVSSYGAGTQSSGVVRILKDLDTDIKGKHVLIVEDIIDSGLTLSWLLSNLGSREPASLKVCTLLRKPEAAKVAIDVEWVGFDIPNEFVVGYGLDYAEKYRNLPFVGTLAPHVYGG, encoded by the coding sequence ATGCGGGTGGACGCGAAAGACATGGGTGCCGACCTCCAGCAGGTGCTCATCACCAAAGAAGAGATCGACGCCAAGCTCACCGAGCTGGCCGCGAAGATCGACGCGGAGTACGCGGGCAAGGACCTGCTGATCGTCGGAGTCCTCAAGGGCGCGGTGATGGTCATGGCCGACCTCGCCCGGGCGCTGTCCACCCCCCTCACCATGGACTGGATGGCCGTATCCTCGTACGGGGCGGGCACCCAGTCCTCCGGTGTGGTGCGGATCCTCAAGGACCTCGACACCGACATCAAGGGCAAGCACGTCCTCATCGTCGAAGACATCATCGACTCCGGCCTGACCCTGTCCTGGCTGCTCTCCAACCTCGGCTCGCGCGAGCCCGCCTCCCTCAAGGTGTGCACCCTGCTGCGCAAGCCCGAGGCCGCGAAGGTCGCCATCGACGTGGAATGGGTCGGATTCGACATCCCCAACGAATTCGTCGTCGGCTACGGCCTGGACTACGCCGAGAAGTACCGCAACCTCCCGTTCGTCGGTACGCTCGCGCCCCACGTGTACGGCGGCTGA
- the tilS gene encoding tRNA lysidine(34) synthetase TilS — MGPHPAVAAIRLAVRRVLHDLLTEHHSATAALPHEPPPPPLVLVACSGGADSMALASALAFESPKLGIRAGGVTVDHGLQPGSDARAAEVVQRLRELGLDPVDSVAVTVGRTGGPEAAARDARYTALDTAAERHGATAVLLGHTRDDQAETVLLGLARGSGIRSLSGMAAVSGAGGRYRRPFLELDRQTARKACMVQSLPVWDDPHNADPAYTRSRLRHEGLPALEKALGKGVVEALARTAQLSRDDADALDAWAGRAEATVRDATGVLECAKLYALPPAVRRRVLRRAAIAAGAPAGSLFARHIEEVDRLITGWRGQGAINLPGKVVAQRQGGRLVIRQG; from the coding sequence ATGGGTCCCCATCCTGCGGTCGCGGCGATACGCCTGGCGGTCCGCCGCGTCCTCCACGACCTCCTCACCGAACACCACAGCGCCACCGCCGCGCTCCCGCACGAGCCGCCGCCCCCGCCGCTCGTGCTCGTGGCCTGCTCCGGCGGCGCCGACTCCATGGCCCTCGCCTCCGCTCTCGCCTTCGAGTCCCCCAAACTCGGCATCAGAGCCGGCGGCGTGACCGTCGACCACGGCCTCCAGCCCGGCTCCGACGCCCGCGCCGCGGAAGTCGTCCAGCGCCTGCGCGAACTCGGCCTCGACCCGGTCGACTCCGTCGCCGTGACCGTCGGCCGCACCGGCGGACCCGAAGCCGCCGCCCGCGACGCCCGCTACACCGCACTCGACACCGCGGCCGAACGCCACGGCGCCACCGCGGTCCTCCTCGGCCACACCCGCGACGACCAGGCCGAGACCGTCCTCCTGGGCCTCGCCCGCGGCTCCGGCATCCGCTCCCTGTCCGGAATGGCCGCGGTCTCGGGGGCCGGCGGCCGCTACCGGCGCCCCTTCCTGGAACTCGACCGGCAGACCGCCCGCAAGGCCTGCATGGTCCAGTCCCTGCCCGTCTGGGACGACCCCCACAACGCCGACCCCGCCTACACCCGCTCCCGGCTGCGCCACGAAGGCCTGCCCGCCCTGGAGAAGGCCCTCGGCAAAGGCGTCGTCGAAGCCCTCGCCCGCACGGCACAGCTCTCCCGCGACGACGCCGACGCCCTCGACGCCTGGGCCGGCCGGGCCGAGGCCACCGTCCGAGACGCCACCGGCGTGCTGGAGTGCGCGAAGCTCTACGCCCTGCCCCCCGCCGTACGCCGCCGCGTCCTGCGCCGGGCCGCCATCGCGGCCGGTGCGCCGGCCGGCTCGCTGTTCGCCCGCCACATCGAAGAAGTCGACCGGCTCATCACCGGCTGGCGCGGTCAGGGAGCCATCAATCTCCCCGGCAAAGTCGTGGCCCAGCGGCAGGGTGGCAGACTGGTGATTCGGCAAGGCTGA